The window TGTCATTCCGGGGATAGCCGGTGGTGGAGTCGGTTTCGTAGTCGGGGAAGCCAGAGGCACCTCCGGTAAGACCTGCATAGCCGGACTCGGCGCGCACGTTTTCGGTGGCTCCGGGGGCGTCGCCGTCGACCACGCCGAGCACTTGCATTGATTGATTGTGATCCGCGGTGGCCAGCACGAGCGTGGGACGTTTCGGATTGGCCTTCGCGAAGGCCCGGCTCACGCCGATCGCCCGGTCGAGTTCGATGACGTCCCAGATGGTGCCGGCGGCCTGGTTGCCATGCGATTGCTTGTCCACCGAGCCGCCTTCCACCATGAGGATAAACGGGGAGTCGTTTTTCGATAGCGAGGCGATCGCCTTGGCGGTCATTTCCTCGAGGAAGGGTTGGTCGGGGAATGTCGGCGTGGCGGTGGACGACTCGTCAGCGGGGCGAAGGTAGCCGAGCTTGTCATAGGCGACTGTCATCGCGTCGCTGTGAAACAGGCCGATCAGCTTGTCGGGTGGCTGGGCGAGCGCATTCAAGCCACTGCGATCGGCGACGTGGACGTAACCGAGCGAGACCAGTTCCTGAATCAGATTCCGGTTGTCGGCACGGGCATCGAACTGGGTCTTGCCGCCGCCGAGGATGACATCGAATGCTGGGCCACTGTTGAACGTGCCGTCGACGAATTGGCGGGCGATGTCCTGCCACTGTCCGCGGGAGATCGTATAGGATCCTTCTGCTGCCGGTGTGGCGTCGGTGACTTGGACGGTCGTGACGATTCCGGTCTTGTAGCCATGGAGCCGGCGTAGGTAGCTCCAGAGTGTTTCAAAACGAGGGTTGTCGAGCAGGGCTTCGGAGGTTCCGCGCCAATCGTTGTTGTCGGGGAAGACGTTGAGCGCGCCGTTCACGGTCTTGTTGCCAGAGGACCAGGCGCTCGCGGTATTGGCCGAGTCCGGCACCAGTGCGTTGTGCGAGTGAGTGAGCACCATGCCAAGGTAGGGCATGCGATCCATTTCTAACAGCTGGTCAAAGAATCCGCCGCGAAATCTTCCGCCGGTACTGCGCGAGACGATGCGCCCG is drawn from Luteolibacter sp. Y139 and contains these coding sequences:
- a CDS encoding alkaline phosphatase, with the translated sequence MSRLLPLVCLAAVSPILLAAPQVNLDLPERCRLLTRQYFDLRVEARGLTDTSATLVLRDELGNDIGSQFGTADEATTDNDSLPGDIDKAWVFRARSFPVEGVKTIVAEVHDASGTGSDTRKIGVQRFKARPGNKKNIILFIGDAMGESYRDAGRIVSRSTGGRFRGGFFDQLLEMDRMPYLGMVLTHSHNALVPDSANTASAWSSGNKTVNGALNVFPDNNDWRGTSEALLDNPRFETLWSYLRRLHGYKTGIVTTVQVTDATPAAEGSYTISRGQWQDIARQFVDGTFNSGPAFDVILGGGKTQFDARADNRNLIQELVSLGYVHVADRSGLNALAQPPDKLIGLFHSDAMTVAYDKLGYLRPADESSTATPTFPDQPFLEEMTAKAIASLSKNDSPFILMVEGGSVDKQSHGNQAAGTIWDVIELDRAIGVSRAFAKANPKRPTLVLATADHNQSMQVLGVVDGDAPGATENVRAESGYAGLTGGASGFPDYETDSTTGYPRNDNRYRMAVGFRTHDHTASPVPISAEGPGASLFTGIWDQTDLFFKMARVLDSDTTKLDRLEKERQRLQIVDQNYDRE